One window of Anaerolineales bacterium genomic DNA carries:
- the pelF gene encoding GT4 family glycosyltransferase PelF, translated as MKICFILEGNYPYVRGGVSTWVDGYIRSLPGHEFVLWTITDKDESSKSKFVYELPSNVVQVHENFLGASFNLKINNNPNLKFSGRERAALTDLIRCGDPDWSVVLESFNLRTNRSVEFFLSEELLSILKEYARAEFPFAGFKDLFWTIRSMFLPLLYLIAQPMPEADLYHSPSTGYAGVLAALASIKYDKPFVLTEHGIYTREREEEILRSDWVKSYFKELWISMYLMFARLAYKQAHCVTSLYRRASMIQQELGCPPEKCEIVGNGLHLHKFLSIPEKIRDGWVDIAIIARFAPIKDLKTLIYTFSRLKQEMENVRLHIIGGVDDEEYHQECLDLIEYLQVKDIIIPGTVQTTKYLEKIDFTILTSISEGQPFAILESLAARRPVITTDVGSCRELVEGGPEDDFGHAGICVPPMHQSKLLQALLEMCQHEEKRKIMGEAGQNRVKEKFDINDMINRYMNVYERAVSRWQVSVSN; from the coding sequence TTGAAGATATGTTTCATTCTGGAGGGGAATTATCCATATGTCCGTGGCGGAGTATCCACGTGGGTGGATGGATACATCCGCTCCCTACCGGGGCATGAGTTTGTTCTCTGGACGATTACTGACAAGGATGAGAGCTCCAAATCGAAATTTGTTTACGAGCTTCCCTCCAATGTAGTGCAGGTGCATGAGAATTTTCTCGGCGCATCCTTCAACCTCAAGATCAATAATAACCCTAATTTGAAGTTTTCAGGCAGGGAAAGAGCAGCCTTGACTGATCTGATCCGGTGTGGTGATCCGGATTGGTCTGTAGTTCTCGAGAGTTTCAATTTGCGAACGAACCGCTCGGTGGAGTTTTTCTTAAGTGAAGAATTGCTTTCAATTTTGAAGGAATATGCCCGTGCGGAGTTTCCATTTGCAGGATTTAAGGATTTGTTTTGGACCATTCGATCAATGTTTTTACCGCTTCTTTATTTGATCGCGCAACCCATGCCTGAGGCGGACTTATATCACAGCCCCTCGACGGGATACGCTGGCGTTCTCGCGGCTCTCGCATCCATAAAATATGATAAACCTTTTGTTCTGACCGAACATGGCATATACACGCGGGAACGCGAGGAGGAAATTCTGAGATCGGACTGGGTTAAATCCTATTTCAAGGAATTATGGATCTCCATGTATCTAATGTTTGCCCGGCTTGCATACAAACAGGCGCATTGTGTGACAAGCTTGTACCGGCGCGCAAGCATGATCCAACAAGAACTTGGCTGCCCGCCTGAAAAATGCGAGATTGTTGGAAATGGGTTGCATCTTCATAAATTTTTATCGATTCCCGAAAAGATCAGGGATGGTTGGGTCGATATTGCCATTATTGCGCGGTTTGCACCGATCAAGGATTTGAAGACGTTAATCTACACATTCTCCCGCCTGAAGCAGGAAATGGAAAACGTGCGCTTGCACATCATTGGAGGCGTAGACGACGAGGAATATCATCAGGAATGTCTGGATTTGATCGAATATCTGCAGGTAAAGGATATTATTATTCCAGGCACTGTACAGACCACAAAGTATCTGGAAAAAATCGACTTTACGATTTTGACCAGTATTTCAGAAGGGCAGCCTTTTGCGATTCTCGAATCCTTGGCTGCGCGCAGGCCGGTTATCACAACGGACGTGGGTAGTTGCCGCGAGCTTGTGGAAGGCGGGCCGGAGGATGATTTTGGGCATGCGGGAATATGCGTTCCGCCGATGCATCAATCCAAGTTGCTTCAAGCATTGTTGGAAATGTGCCAGCACGAGGAGAAGCGGAAGATAATGGGAGAGGCGGGGCAAAACAGGGTTAAGGAAAAATTTGATATTAACGATATGATCAACCGCTATATGAATGTATACGAAAGGGCTGTGTCTCGATGGCAGGTATCGGTTTCGAATTAA
- a CDS encoding DUF2194 domain-containing protein encodes MKHTYNFSLLLLPLALLVALAFTLFVQRAGIQYTVEPKYYTALQFLPQENVNVFNFFPENPANTVVIYESSNTQKYYTDIMENLYATLADMRVKYDVYGVDSSRPLDLSDYHTAIVVILDLTKATAEVDSVLNWLDAGGSVLFLIRPDPTELLYQISPRVGVTKISDGLVSTQGVEFETDLLPGTEGRRLGVDFINGRSYDVELGEDCDVHLVSGDGTAIPLLWDCARGNGHVVFVNSDQFSNKAARGITASAYTLTQEVVVYPVINSSVYFIDDFPAPLPEGQNDYITRDYPDMESSVFFTEIWWPEMQEIAEQYNIRYTAGIIETYTQVVTPPLYQQSDQEPHNFFGRSLLSMGGEIIFHGHNHVPLCTTANDVNQQFDYPSWSNTEAAQLSVLDLYTFTSEVFPDYNVLGYIPPSNVLCFDSRRWLPLVVPNLKLIASLYLPSDMPVYVQEFGEASDGVIELPRVISSYNLVDDEYMQWAAINEIAMHYINSHFLHPDDILDPERGAEKGWENLRDQYIEYIAWLAEAAPGLRNMTSSEAAMAVQRYSRLALTTNFQNNALEISLGNFYDEAWLILRSTRIPVSVRGGAITQITSDRYLLQASASEVVVDFEELP; translated from the coding sequence ATGAAGCATACCTATAACTTTTCTCTTTTGCTCCTTCCGCTAGCTCTGCTTGTCGCGCTTGCGTTTACTCTTTTTGTGCAGCGGGCAGGTATCCAATATACTGTCGAACCGAAATACTACACAGCATTGCAATTTTTACCACAGGAAAACGTCAATGTGTTCAATTTCTTTCCTGAGAATCCTGCAAACACTGTTGTTATATACGAGTCTAGTAACACTCAGAAGTATTACACAGATATAATGGAAAATCTGTATGCCACATTGGCTGACATGAGGGTTAAGTACGATGTCTATGGTGTTGATTCCTCCCGGCCGTTAGACCTCTCTGATTATCACACTGCTATTGTCGTCATTCTCGATCTAACCAAGGCAACTGCAGAGGTTGATTCCGTTTTGAACTGGTTGGATGCTGGAGGAAGTGTTCTGTTTCTAATCCGCCCTGATCCCACTGAATTACTTTACCAAATCTCTCCGCGAGTCGGCGTCACAAAAATCTCCGACGGATTGGTTTCAACCCAGGGGGTCGAATTTGAAACGGACCTCCTGCCAGGTACCGAGGGCAGACGTCTTGGTGTGGATTTCATCAATGGAAGAAGCTATGATGTGGAATTGGGTGAAGATTGCGATGTTCACCTTGTTAGTGGAGACGGTACGGCCATACCCCTTTTGTGGGATTGCGCGCGCGGCAATGGTCATGTCGTTTTTGTAAACTCGGATCAGTTCTCCAACAAAGCGGCCAGGGGGATCACGGCTTCTGCGTATACATTAACCCAGGAAGTTGTGGTTTATCCTGTTATTAATAGTTCCGTATATTTTATTGATGATTTTCCTGCGCCCCTACCCGAAGGACAAAACGATTATATTACCCGTGATTATCCCGACATGGAGTCTTCGGTATTTTTTACTGAGATATGGTGGCCTGAAATGCAGGAGATAGCCGAGCAATACAACATCCGCTATACCGCTGGAATTATTGAAACATATACTCAGGTGGTAACGCCTCCTTTATACCAGCAGTCAGACCAGGAACCACACAACTTCTTCGGGCGGTCGCTTCTTTCCATGGGCGGTGAAATCATATTTCACGGTCATAACCACGTACCGTTATGCACCACGGCTAATGATGTCAACCAGCAGTTTGATTATCCTTCCTGGTCGAATACCGAAGCAGCTCAATTATCGGTGCTTGACCTTTATACTTTTACCAGTGAAGTATTTCCTGATTACAACGTGCTTGGCTACATTCCTCCTTCCAACGTACTGTGTTTTGATTCGAGGAGGTGGCTGCCCTTGGTGGTGCCAAACTTGAAATTGATCGCGAGCCTCTATTTGCCTTCGGATATGCCTGTGTATGTCCAAGAATTTGGCGAGGCATCGGACGGAGTTATCGAACTTCCGAGGGTGATCTCAAGCTACAATTTGGTCGATGATGAATATATGCAATGGGCGGCAATTAATGAAATTGCGATGCATTATATTAATTCCCATTTTCTGCATCCGGACGATATTCTTGATCCCGAGCGGGGCGCGGAAAAGGGCTGGGAAAACCTTCGCGACCAATACATCGAATACATAGCGTGGCTGGCAGAAGCTGCCCCGGGATTAAGAAATATGACATCCAGCGAAGCCGCAATGGCGGTTCAAAGGTACTCTCGACTCGCCCTCACCACGAACTTTCAGAATAATGCGCTTGAGATTTCCCTGGGTAACTTTTACGATGAAGCCTGGCTGATATTGCGGTCTACTCGAATACCTGTATCAGTCAGGGGTGGCGCCATTACCCAAATTACTTCTGATCGTTACCTGCTCCAGGCTAGTGCATCGGAAGTTGTTGTTGATTTTGAGGAATTGCCTTGA
- the pelG gene encoding exopolysaccharide Pel transporter PelG, which yields MAGIGFELKKLFQNKGLLLQVRANIYASIVIAGPTLMGVLLLLGTRYISSYGGATNQQQNLIVVIITYSLLFSLILTSFLLFVLSRYVADMLYINAYERILPSMYGAIGLFLVIGSVLWIGFLSINSLEFNFALYSFALFCEGVVVWIQISYISAIKEYRGILWGFLIGVAVGLLCGLIFVTLGYEVVASLLASACIAYGVLIVDFTVLIHKYFPVGSGSPLRFLAWIEKYPQLPFVGLFSTLGLFIHLILMWVSPWGVQVDGYFYHAPRHDIPALMAFMTSLFTTVNFVTTVEVNFYPKYHLYFNLLNGDGSLLNIEKAYDEMLDVLKQEIFYLAIQQIFISLIAVTLFGELIAYLKLGFSGSMIEVFRVLCVGYGIFAIGNSLLLFLLYFSSNRDALLASAMFFVANTALTFYTISLPQTYYGFGFIVASIILYLVALRRLYSYTDRLDYHIFTEQPVFFVQKRSILTNLIQKLDY from the coding sequence ATGGCAGGTATCGGTTTCGAATTAAAAAAATTATTTCAAAACAAGGGGCTGTTACTGCAGGTCAGGGCGAACATCTATGCAAGTATTGTGATCGCTGGTCCCACACTGATGGGTGTGCTTTTATTGCTCGGGACGCGTTATATTTCTTCATATGGCGGCGCGACAAACCAGCAGCAAAACTTGATTGTGGTCATCATCACATATTCACTGTTGTTTTCCTTGATTTTAACCAGCTTCCTCCTTTTTGTCCTTTCCCGATACGTTGCTGATATGTTATATATCAATGCGTACGAAAGAATATTGCCTTCGATGTACGGCGCAATTGGGCTTTTCCTGGTGATCGGTTCGGTATTGTGGATTGGATTTCTCTCGATCAACAGCTTGGAATTCAATTTCGCCCTGTATTCCTTTGCCTTGTTTTGTGAAGGTGTCGTTGTGTGGATTCAGATCAGCTATATCTCGGCGATCAAAGAGTATCGTGGAATTCTGTGGGGCTTCCTGATCGGCGTTGCAGTAGGGCTTTTATGTGGGTTAATTTTTGTAACCTTGGGTTATGAAGTTGTTGCTTCGCTACTGGCATCTGCATGTATTGCGTATGGGGTATTGATTGTTGATTTCACAGTCCTAATTCATAAATATTTTCCGGTGGGTTCGGGCAGCCCTTTAAGGTTTCTGGCTTGGATCGAAAAATATCCGCAACTCCCCTTCGTTGGACTATTTTCAACCCTCGGTTTGTTCATTCATTTGATTCTGATGTGGGTGAGCCCCTGGGGAGTACAAGTCGATGGATATTTTTATCACGCACCGCGGCATGACATTCCGGCGCTGATGGCGTTTATGACCAGTCTTTTCACCACGGTGAATTTCGTAACAACCGTGGAGGTGAATTTTTACCCGAAGTATCACTTGTATTTCAATCTGCTAAATGGGGACGGATCGTTGCTTAATATTGAAAAAGCCTATGATGAAATGTTGGATGTGTTGAAGCAGGAGATTTTTTACCTTGCGATCCAGCAAATATTTATATCCCTGATCGCTGTTACTTTGTTCGGGGAATTGATCGCTTATTTGAAACTTGGATTTAGCGGGAGCATGATCGAAGTGTTCCGGGTGCTCTGTGTAGGGTACGGTATCTTTGCCATTGGGAACAGTCTTTTGTTGTTCCTTCTTTATTTTTCCAGCAACCGGGATGCCTTATTGGCTTCCGCCATGTTTTTTGTCGCAAACACGGCGCTGACGTTTTACACGATTTCGCTTCCACAGACGTATTATGGATTTGGTTTCATAGTTGCCAGTATTATTTTGTATCTGGTGGCGCTGCGGCGATTGTATTCCTACACCGATCGTCTCGATTATCATATTTTCACTGAGCAGCCGGTTTTCTTTGTCCAGAAAAGGAGCATCCTAACAAATTTAATACAAAAATTGGACTATTGA
- a CDS encoding NAD-dependent epimerase/dehydratase family protein, with protein sequence MNILITGNLSSLALPITQRLIKDQNKVVLASYNSQAIHVNQRNVIVHSLNPADPVFFNILSSYKFDIVVFLATREELLDSTGGNYSDGHQLDALKNTLENFGSEKLRHFIFISSTEVLGNSKNPSGDDRGTPESINGNVLHSCEQLCQFYQRNYGLNLTIVRVPFVYGRQEKNGLLNRLIDSGRHGRKIVLPGAPDSPCAFLHEDDVADFINNAVNADYSHETSSVNLSMSNPMDFSNLADMLGNYYPNITFQEGNKNNALTRPADNALAKRIFEWNDTRDLQSELPEVIAAAGRTLAKRSFVRTMAERFRSDRPLLRWAELIGGAALAIYLSQLTNTLIQFQYVDFRLVYVVIMGSIYGLQFGLYASILMGIFVVYTWFQLNVEWQLLVYNVGNWFPFVMYLAAGLITGYAHDKTENQIVNGQKQYQLLMEKYTFLFEVFNEIRALKDEFRERLIGYRDSFGKIFTITQELDKLQEHAVYFRALTILEELMNNRNIAIYTLDSSRAYARLEAKSPEMISSLILKKSLKLNDYPELLDAIESGRIFQNTRLLENYPAYVAPVFNNSYPFNVPVAMIVIWSAEFDQFSTYYYNLFKVICGLIEASLVRATIFLDANYSQMYLPTTRIMNQEAFLDLLKVRLEMKRSKVSDFQLILLEESKEEIEGLYHLLSKEIRSVDIVGMLRDGTYYVLLSQADRLASSEIVRRLERHGIQGRLIEAADLPFD encoded by the coding sequence GTGAATATTTTAATTACCGGAAATCTTTCTTCTCTCGCCCTTCCGATAACGCAGAGATTGATTAAGGACCAAAACAAAGTCGTTTTGGCATCATATAACTCGCAAGCTATCCATGTAAACCAGCGAAATGTCATTGTTCATTCTTTAAACCCAGCCGACCCAGTTTTTTTTAATATCCTTTCTTCTTATAAATTCGACATTGTCGTATTTTTAGCCACAAGAGAGGAATTGCTTGATAGTACTGGCGGTAACTATTCGGATGGCCACCAATTGGACGCTCTAAAGAATACGCTGGAAAACTTTGGGTCGGAGAAACTCCGTCACTTCATTTTCATTAGTTCCACGGAAGTTTTAGGAAATTCGAAAAATCCTTCAGGTGACGACCGGGGGACTCCGGAATCGATCAATGGAAACGTTCTTCATTCCTGCGAACAACTTTGCCAGTTCTACCAAAGAAATTACGGTTTAAATCTGACGATTGTGCGCGTGCCATTTGTTTACGGGCGGCAGGAAAAAAACGGATTGTTAAACCGGTTAATTGATAGTGGCCGTCATGGCAGGAAAATCGTATTGCCTGGCGCACCGGATTCACCCTGTGCCTTCTTGCATGAGGATGATGTAGCGGATTTCATCAACAATGCTGTTAATGCGGATTACTCTCATGAAACGTCTAGCGTGAATCTGTCAATGTCGAATCCGATGGACTTTTCAAACCTGGCTGATATGCTTGGAAACTATTACCCCAATATTACTTTTCAAGAAGGGAATAAAAATAATGCTCTGACGCGGCCTGCAGATAACGCCCTGGCAAAAAGAATTTTTGAATGGAATGATACCCGTGATTTACAGTCCGAACTTCCAGAGGTCATTGCGGCGGCGGGCAGAACTTTGGCAAAACGGTCGTTCGTACGCACTATGGCTGAAAGATTTCGCTCTGATAGGCCGCTATTACGATGGGCCGAACTTATTGGAGGCGCGGCGCTCGCAATTTACCTGAGTCAGCTGACTAACACCCTGATACAGTTTCAATACGTGGATTTTCGCCTGGTGTATGTTGTCATCATGGGCTCGATTTACGGACTTCAGTTTGGTTTGTACGCATCGATCCTGATGGGCATTTTTGTGGTTTACACATGGTTTCAATTAAATGTGGAATGGCAGCTGCTCGTTTATAATGTGGGAAACTGGTTTCCGTTCGTCATGTATCTTGCCGCAGGCCTGATTACCGGTTACGCTCATGATAAAACAGAGAACCAAATAGTCAATGGGCAGAAGCAATATCAATTGCTCATGGAGAAATACACATTCCTGTTTGAGGTCTTTAATGAAATTCGCGCCTTGAAAGACGAATTTCGAGAGCGGTTGATAGGGTATCGCGATAGTTTTGGAAAGATTTTCACAATCACCCAGGAACTCGACAAACTTCAGGAACATGCCGTTTATTTCCGGGCGTTGACCATCCTTGAAGAGTTGATGAATAATAGAAACATCGCTATTTATACACTGGACAGCAGCCGGGCGTATGCGCGGCTGGAGGCGAAATCGCCCGAGATGATCTCCTCGTTAATTCTGAAAAAATCCTTGAAGTTAAATGACTACCCCGAATTGCTGGATGCCATCGAAAGTGGGAGGATATTCCAAAATACCCGCTTGCTAGAAAACTACCCGGCATATGTAGCACCGGTGTTTAATAATTCCTATCCGTTCAATGTTCCGGTAGCGATGATCGTCATCTGGTCAGCTGAGTTCGACCAATTCTCGACTTATTATTACAACCTTTTCAAGGTGATTTGTGGTTTGATAGAAGCATCCCTGGTCCGTGCCACAATTTTTCTGGATGCAAATTACTCGCAAATGTACTTGCCAACTACCCGGATCATGAATCAGGAGGCTTTCCTTGATCTGCTCAAAGTTCGGCTCGAAATGAAAAGGAGCAAAGTCTCCGACTTCCAGCTAATCCTGTTGGAAGAATCAAAGGAGGAGATAGAAGGACTTTATCATTTGCTTTCAAAAGAGATTCGTTCCGTCGACATTGTAGGGATGTTGCGGGATGGAACATATTATGTTCTTCTCTCTCAGGCGGATCGGCTTGCCTCCTCTGAGATTGTCAGACGCTTGGAGCGGCACGGCATCCAGGGCAGGTTGATAGAAGCGGCAGACCTTCCCTTCGATTAA
- a CDS encoding SDR family oxidoreductase — protein MSSLALVTGSAHRLGKAFALTLARMGYSVALHYRGSVVEAEQTVDEIRSMGVDCLPIRADLTLPEKIDFLYSLVDEFHAPLRVVVNSAAVMPVGSPLDLELQEWNTALDLNLRAPFLIAQHAVKRMKDGGLIVNISDVGAQKPWTRYPSYAVSKAGLESLTKTLARAFAPKVRVNAIAPGLVLPGEFVTPEQWELLVKRLPLKRAATLDEITSALEFLIKNEYITGQTIVVDGGYSLI, from the coding sequence ATGTCTTCACTCGCCCTTGTGACCGGTTCCGCTCACCGTCTCGGCAAAGCCTTTGCGTTGACTCTTGCCCGCATGGGATATTCGGTTGCGCTGCATTATCGCGGGTCTGTGGTTGAAGCGGAACAGACCGTCGACGAAATTCGATCCATGGGCGTGGACTGTCTTCCGATTCGCGCCGATTTGACTCTGCCCGAAAAAATCGATTTTCTTTATTCGCTGGTCGATGAGTTTCACGCTCCTTTGAGGGTTGTGGTAAATTCGGCTGCGGTAATGCCTGTGGGGAGCCCGCTCGATCTTGAATTGCAGGAATGGAACACCGCCCTGGACCTAAACCTTCGTGCGCCATTTCTGATCGCCCAGCATGCTGTCAAACGCATGAAGGACGGCGGATTGATCGTAAATATATCGGACGTTGGCGCCCAAAAACCGTGGACTCGATACCCATCCTACGCCGTCAGCAAGGCGGGATTGGAGTCGCTTACGAAAACCCTTGCGCGCGCCTTTGCGCCGAAGGTTCGCGTCAACGCCATTGCGCCCGGGCTTGTCCTTCCTGGCGAGTTCGTCACCCCTGAGCAATGGGAACTTTTGGTGAAAAGGCTTCCTCTAAAACGGGCTGCCACGCTGGATGAGATCACATCTGCGCTAGAATTTCTCATAAAGAACGAGTATATTACCGGTCAAACCATCGTCGTCGACGGCGGTTATTCATTGATCTAA